The stretch of DNA ACCCCGGGAGCTTCGATGAGCTGCATCGGCTGTGCAAAGGTGAGCACTTGGCATTTGGGTGTCTCAGGTtgaaggggtggggggtgggggtctggAATGTCCAGCTGATGTCCAGTGACGCGAACAGAAAGGAGAGAGCACAGCCGGAACACCCAGCAGTCAAGAAGGATCAGACGTCCACAGCAGAGCGTTTCGTTGCAGGATTTGAAAGGAGGTCATTTCCTCCAGTGCTTCATAAGGGACTGAAAGGGAAGTCTAGCCTCCTTGGTTAGGAGTCCTTATCTGCACttattccttcccttcccctcgcTTCTTTCAGATGTATTTCCAGCACAGATGGAGGGCGTGAAGCTGGTTGTCAACAAGGTTCTGAGCAGCCATTTCCAGGTGCTCCCACTTCTCGGGCCCTTCCTTACTTCTCCCCCCTGCCTGTCCCCGGATCCTCTTCTTCACACCCTTTACTCCAGTCTTAGCCAGGCTATGTGGGACAATGAGGGACAAAGGggtcccttctcctttctttgcTTGTGGGATTTGTTGCTTAAAATCCAGTGACCCTCTGCATATGCTGGAATAGTTGAGGTTTTTAAAAGAATCTCATGGATGGAAAAAGATCAAGGGTGGGGTAGGGAGTTGAAGTGAAGTAGAATGTCATGCTCTCCATTGTCTCTTCTTTCCTCAGGTAGCTCAtactgtgcacatgagtgctcTGGGTTTACCAGGCTATCACCTCCATGCCGCCTATGCAGGAGACTGGCAGCTTAGCCCCACTGAGGTGAGGGCTCCATCACACTTGCGTCAACTCCCTAGAACCCCACAGGGGCGTAGGTCTCGAGAAGGAGGAAATGTGTGTGTTGTCAGCAACTGTGTCCAGCAACTGTGTTCTCTGTGTCTCTTCTGAATGGGAGAGGCTAGAAGAGATTCCTGCGCAAAGATGCCCGAGTTTGTCTTTGACGTCCACCAGGGGGCACTGTGTGATGTTCCTGAAATCCCTTAGTGTTCGAGGTTAGGTGAATAAAACTACCTGCCCATCTCAGCCTTACCGTCTACATTCCTTAACAGGTGTTCCCCACCGTGGTGGGGGATATGGACAGCAGTGGCAGTCTCAACGCCCAGGTCCTGCTTCTGTTGGCAGAGCGGCTGCGAGCTAAGGCTGTCTTCCAGGTGACccacagttcctgcctccatctaCCGAGGCACTCCTCTCTCTTTCATGGGTATCCTGCCTTGGGGgacccgggggggggggtgcagaggCAATATTGAACATAAAAAGAGGGAAGGGTATTTTATCTCTTCCTCTCCTCACCAGACGCAGCAGGCCAAGTTCCTGACCTGGCAGTTTGATGGCGAATATCGGGGAGACGACTACACCGCCACTCTGACTCTGGGAAATCCTGACCTGATCGGGGAATCAGGTGGGGGACTGGGACGGAGTTCTTGCTCGTCCATTTGCAAAAAATGTCAATCATGCCGTTTCATCTTCGGTACAGTTTGGGGACTAGAAAAGGAACTTTCTGGGCAGGCTAGAGTGGGGGATGACAGGATGGTAAGGGTGCCAACCTGACTCTTGTCTCCTCGCTCCTCCACAGTGATCATGGTTGCTCACTTCCTGCAGAGCATCACTCATCGGCTGGTGCTAGGAGGAGAGCTAGTTTACCACCGACGACCAGGCGAAGAGGGGGCCATCTTGACTCTGGCTGGGAAGTACTCAGGTACGGCACCAGGGGAGACAGGGGTGAGGAGGAGCGACTCTGGGCTTTTCTGGGGTTCCTTGCCAGGATTTACTACAGTAACTTTCTTTTCCCTCTGTACTTTTCCCCCCAGCTGTACACTGGGTAGCTACGTTGAATGTTGGGTCAGGTGGGGCCCATGCAAGTTACTACCACAGGGCGAATGAACAGGTAAGATTACTGAGCTAATCCGCTATCCTAGTCAGTCAGAAACTCTGCCCCTCAAGTCTCCCCAGGCTGCTGGCCTATTATTCTTCCTACTCTCACATTGGCATATGTTTTCACACACAGAGTTCAGCTTGCTGATGCTCTGTCAGGACTCTTCTGGTAGTCATGGTGACCTCATTTTTGTCCCTGCTTCTCAGGTTCAGGTTGGAGTGGAGTTTGAGGCAAATACAAGGCTACAAGATACAACCTTCTCCTTTGGTTACCACCTGACTCTGCCCCAGGCCAATATGGTGTTTCGAGGTGAGGGTTACTCTGACATTTGGAACTGCGGAGGAATCTGGGGATGCGCAAGGAGAAAGGCTCTACCTTACTTCAGTTGACTCCTTCCTCCAAGTCCTGCAAAACAACCTCATCAGTATTCTTTTCCCTGGCAGGCTTGGTGGATAGTAACTGGTGTGTAGGTGCTGTGTTGGAGAAGAAGATGCCTCCCCTGCCTGTCACTCTGGCCCTCGGAGCCTTCCTCAATCACTGGCGCAACAGATTCCATTGTGGCTTCAGCATCACTGTGGGCTGAAGTTGTCCTGGAGGCAACCTCCACAGCAGCTGGAACCTTTGAGTCCGATGCCCTAGGGCCAGAGACTAACTAGGTCCCACCCCAGAGCCTACCTTGCTGGATGACTTCTAGGTCCCATGGGCAGAGTAGGGGACGGGACCATGTCCTTCTCAGAACTGGAGCCTTGCCACAGGATCACTTTCCAATGAGGCAGTGGTTTGAGGTTCCCAAATCTGCCATCAGCCCCACTATAATTTTCCACAAGCTCTATGGCTCTGGACTGAAGGAGAAGGATTAAGGGATGTATCTGGCTCCCCGCACCCTACtttcttctttgttatttttgtttgattaCGATATTAGCTCCTCCTTCAGAGCAGAAAAATCTGCATGGGATCAGCTCCCTGCCCCATTTCTCCCGTTTTCCATCCCTTGGCCTCCCAAGGTTGGGAAAGTAGGGTTAAAGAGCTAAATCTTTGGCcatagaaagacagaaaaatgggCCCACCCATTCCCAGAAGGAACTTTACCTCCTAGCCCCGAGGCTTCCTTTTTTCCCATCTTCTGTGTCTCTGGAGAACAACTTTGGCCCTATGGTCACCCGAACTCCCCACCCTCTGCCCCCTGCCCTCTCCACGCCCCCTGCCCTCTCCATGCCCCACCGATGACCACACGAAGAGACAGTTACTGTTCAGCATTTCATTGCTGTCACTGAGCTCCTTTAAGCTGGTCCCCATCTTGGGTACAGCAATTTCCCCTTTCCAGTCCAGTGTCTGGGGAGTCTGGGGAAGGAAGCAAGCCTGGGCCTCAGCTGCAGATTTCCCCAAGCAGTGGCATCATAGCAGACAGTCCCTGGATGCGCTGGATTTCATCAGAGTATCCATTGTTTATGCTCCGGAGCTCAGCCAACAGGCCTATCAGCTTTGGGTACAGAAACCTTTGGAGGGAGTAGTAGGGTTACcagggaaagaagagggaaaggaggcAGCTGGGAGTCTTGTCCTGAGTCTCCCATCCCCTGAACTGTCCCTCAAGGAGGCTAAGTCTGAACATTGGAGAATCATGCTGTGGATGGCACATACTATATCTGAAAAATTTCAGAAGTCCCCAAGAGGGCTTCTGTCAACATTGTCTTCCTTCTTTGTGCCTAGTTTTTCCTGAGCCCAGGGCTTAGAGGTCAAGTGTAAAGGAATGGCTAGACTTGGCCAGAACTTCAGCTGTATAGAATCTGAAGGTGGGGCCTTCTAGATGGAGTTCTAGGAGGTGGGCGTGTTGTTCGATGGTAAAAGCATCCACCTCTTAGCAAACTGATTTATCAAGGAGTGAGCAGAACAGAAGTGGCATGAACTTCAGAGCCTGGATGACTGAACTAGGGACAGGCTTTGTCCATGAAACTGTGAATGACCGTGACTTCAAACGGAACCGAAAAATTCAAGGAACTGAcccaagggagaggagagggccaAAAAGAAGAATGAACAAGACTTTGGAAATTTTGCTTTAGTTTGGAAAAGCTGGAGAGGTGAGGTGATGGATATCACCAATCTCAGGAATGCTATCATACACAGGCCAAGAGCTACTACTTTGCATCTCTactgaataaaaaacaaacaaacaaacaaaaaaccttggaAAAGTGAGATGGAACAGCAGTATGAATAATTTGGATACTGGAACTATGTGTGATAGGGGTGGCCCAAGGGAAGGCCTGGATTCCTAAGTACTTGGTTTCCCAAAGGAAACAGCAGTAAAATGCATTCATCCTGATCTCAATGTTTCTCagatcccttccttcccccaaggcAGCCTCTGAGCCCCCAGTCTCCTTCCTGAGCCCCCAGCCTCCTACCTGAGCCCCAGCCTCCTACCTACCGACTTTGGGGCCTTGACTGCTGTTCCATAATGTAGTTGTTCAAGATCAGTGCCATCTCCTCTTGCCGATGATCAATCTCTTCTCTCTGGGTCAGTCCAGGCCTGTCTGAGATGGAAAACTGGGAAGGACAAGGTGGCAGGGAACACGGGTGGGAACCCTCACATTGTCCAGGGACCGAGAATGGGATAGACCCACTCTCTGGGTTTAGAAGCTAGATGGTCAGGGATTAAAGTTTTGAGTTTTGGTAGAGGTGGCGGGGCCAGAGTCCCTTGGCTTTTGGATGATTCTCACCTGGAGAGAAGAGGGCCATGGCAGCCAGGAGCACGTACTCAGGTTGCTGGAGCTGCAGTCGTTTCAGTGTCCCATGGAAGCGAATGATCAAGTCCAAAAAGTCCCCCTGGAACCCTACTGTGAGAGATGGTGGGGCTTAGGAGCCTCCTGGTCATTGCTTCCTACCGTACACCACAAGGATCCATACCCTGTATGCTCTACCAGCTCACCATAGGCTGCATCTTCCATTTTGTAGCAAAGAGGCCCACAGAAGAAATTCTGTGTTTGAAGACAGAAAGTAGCGTTGAGTGAGATATGCAGTATTTCCACAGCTGCTCCCTTGAGAAGGGAGATCTGGTCCTCCATGGGTAGGGACCTGTGTGGGCAGAAAACAAAGGCACTTCAGACTTAAGTCTGCACGTCAAAAAGGCCTGAATGACAGACTTAAGAGCTGAAAATTTAAGACCCAGTGCTTGGAAAGTTTAAGGGATATGCGACATTATTAAGAGACCGGTATGATTTATGCAGCATTGACTTCCTGAAAGATCATGTGATACTCACCGGAAAAGGGGCAGGTCCTTGGTGAACTTGATAATCTGCTGCACCATGAAAGTGTTAATATCTGCAAAGTGTGTGAGCAGAGGCCTCACGGGGACCAGAGGAGGGAAGGGCCGGTGATGGATGAACAGATAATCTGGAGGCTGTAGAGTTCAGTGCGTGAGTGAGAGATCTCAACCTTGGCTGTCCTTTGGGCCTCACCAGCTTTAGAAGGGATGTTTGGCTGAGGAACCTGCCCACTCTAGGGTTCTGGAGAACTGTCCTCTGTCAGGGCACGGTACATAGCCCTCTCCCTCAGGCCACCTCCTCAGGCACCCAAGGCAGATCCTGTAAGTGCTCACCCTGAACTTCACAAACTGGTCAAACATGGGGACCACGTGGCGAGTATGGGCCCCCAGGAGGGTCCGGACcagctctctctgctcctgactcaAAGATGCTTTCTGTGCCCGCCGCTGTGCCTGCCTGGCTCGCCGCAACGCCAAGGCTTCTGCTGACAGTATCACTGCGTCAGGCAAGAGAGAGGACGAAGCTGTTCAGAGCAGCAGAGATACCTTTCTGCCACCCCTTGAGTCGAGGCTACTCAATGTCCCCATGTAAGGAAGGAccgaggaagaaaggaaggtttCTGAGGCTTCCTTAGACTTCACTGAACTGGTGTCTTCAGGTGGCAGGGGATCCCTGCACGCTTCTGCCAACTTCATATTTATCTGTGATACACTTCAGCAGAAAACAATGCACCatgggaaagaagggaagggtggAGAGAAAAGTGGGAAGGGTATAAGAAGTTTGGCTCCTTGGGAACATTGAAGAAGGGTCTTAATATTGAAAATGTCACTATATTTGCATAGCATTGTAATTTCAAAGGTCCTGTGGCTAGATTTCACTGGATACAGCAACTCTAACCTGGGCAGGGCAGGCTTCCTATTTTTCAGAAACGTAGACTCCAGCAACACTTCCACAGTCATAAAATAAGTGGTACAGGCAGAACCCAAATCAATGTCATTTGGCTTGTACAGCATCCTTTCCCCTGCTCCATGTTGAAAGGAGTGTGATATTGTAAAGCAAGAGTTTGAGAGGCAGACAGGCCTGATGCTGAAGTGGGACTCTGCTCTTTAGCTGACTCGAGTTGTGGGAGGCCAGCTTCATTATCTGTTGGGAGCATAGCACGGCTACCTGGCTTAGAGAGAGCAGCAGTGAATAACTAAGAAGTGCCTATGAGATGGCAGGTACTGTGTCCTCAAGAGACGGAAGAGAAAAAGCAAGCCACGTGAATACGAAGGAGAAGGGCATTTCAGGTAGAGAGATTGGCAAATGAGAAAGTCCTGGTGAAGAGTATGCTTGATATGCTCAAGGATAGCATTGAGCCAATGTGGCTGGAATGTATGGAAGGGGCTTAAGAGACAAAGTCTGAAGTGGGATATGGAGGAAATCATTCCCCTTAAAAGAGATTGGAGGGAGAAGacagactggagaaatggctcagggttaAAAAGCACTGGTtcatcttgcagaggacctgggttcaattccaagcacccacatggcaacttagagccatctgtaacttcagttcctggggacctgacatgctcttctagcctctgtggacaccaggcatacaCGTGGTGCATagatatatatgcaggtaaacacttggttttttttttttttttttttttttggttttttcgagacagggtttctctgtgtagctttgcgcctttcccagaactcacttggtagcccaggctggcctcgaactcacagagatccgcctgcctctgcctcccgagtgctgggattaaaggcgtgcgccaccaccgcccggcgcaggtaaacacttatacacatgaaaaataaatacatatttttaaaaagagagactgGATATTTTGGAAACAGTGGCATAATCTGATTAGTTTCAAAAAGTTTACTCTGCCTGCTATGTGGGACATGAGAGCTATTAGGTACACAATAAGCAGAGAAGCACACTCCAAGGATTCCTGGGGTAGTAGCGGGCCAACTCACTGTCTTTCCTCATGCCAGCGTTTAGACACTTCCGCAACCTGCAGGCTGGACAGTGGCGTCTCTGGGCTTTGCTAACCTCACAGCTTCCAGAGAAGGGACAGATGGGACCGATGGTTTTGCTGACTGTTCTcctgtgagacagagaaagacactacAGGATTTGAGATGGCAGTGAACAGGCAGGTGGGTATAAGAAGAGGCTGAAAGGGTATGGCCTAAAAGGCGAATTGATTTAACAACAGGCTAATCGGAGTTGTGTCCAAAGGTCTTCGGAGGTAGCTGGAGCATTTTCATGAGGACACAAGGAACCCTCACTCAGGAACCTTCTTTGTATAGTACTAACTTGGTACTTTACAGGTAGTGTGtactgaacaagtgctcttgactaaTAGGCTGTGTCTCTAGGACAAATGGTTGGCCTGCTCTTTTATTATTGTCACCAGTCTCATGCAGTGTTGTGGTCAGCAAGATTGAGGGTGCGAGACACAGGGTAGTTGAGCTTAGCTCTAAGAGTATTACAGCACGGTAAGCTTGGAGATGTGCCAATGTTTCAAGGCAGACTGATAGGAGTGTGGGGGTTGTTTCTGTTGCGGAGAAAGCATTCACCTGAAGAAGCCTTTGCAGCCCTCACACGTCAGGGCATGGAAATGATAGCCTGTGGCTCGGTCTCCACACACCACACAGTTCCTTGGCCCATATCCCTCTCCACTGGCCATGGTTTCAAGTGTCAGCACACCTGTCATGGTCTCCTGAATGTGGGAGGGAGTTAACAGTCAGCTCCGGCTCACACTAGACTCTCTTCTTCTCCTGGGGAATCCCTTCCCACAACTACCCTCCACCCGATCCCCCAGCACTGTCTATACTAAAGCAAAAATGTTGGTTTCAGTCTCTGGCCTCCAACAGAATACTCACCTGTTTCTCTTAGGCAGAATGTCACATGTAGGCCACAAAATCTGGTGTGAGGTGCCTCTCCCCAAGCCTCCACTCTGACCCTACTTTCCTTGTGATCTCAGGAACTGCAGGAATTAGAGATTGTTCTTGGAACCTTGTTTTCTAGGTCTCATGCATGTGAAATTCAGGTACTCTCTGTGCCATATGTAGGTAGGATGCAGACTTTGGACCCAGGGCAAAGACCTGGGGCGGGAGGTTTTCCTAGCATGCCCCTACTGTTGGTTGGCAGCAGATGGGGATGGACTATGGTAGGTGGGGACCTCATAACTCATTAAAAGCTGCTACTTATCGGGACTAATGGAAGTTTTTCCTATTGGTGAGCTTTAGGTTAAATCTACAGTCCCCTCTTACATGGATCCTGGATAaactgaggagagagaaggagggagagagggcaagCTTTTTCACATACAGTATGCCAATAGTGAAGGGATAGCTATAAAAGTTACACCAGGTTCCCaaaggattctctctctctctccctctccctctccctctccctctccctctccctctccctccctccctctctctctctctctctctctctctctctctctctctctctctttctctctctcctttccttctctctctttcttcctcccttcttttctttctttctttctttctttctttctttctttctttctttctttctttctttctttctctctcttcctccctcccttccttttccttccttccttctttctttctttctttctttctttctttctttctttctttctttctttccttttttccagacagggtttctctgtgtatagccctggctggacttgaactcacagagatccacctggctctgcctcccaagtactaggattaaaggcatgtgctaccaactGCCCGGCTCtttcttcctcaaaaaaaaaaaaaagatttattaatttttttccttttaatatgtACACCTAAGTACCCACAGATAATGGAGGACAGCATCTGatcttctgggactggagttataggcagctgcgAGCTACCATGTccggtactaggaactgaacttgaatcctttgcaagagcaaaaattctcttaccctctgagccttctctgtAGCCccaaaaatttgtttaaaaaggaCTTCAGGAGACTAAGCACTTAGGCAGGAAGCCGAAAGCGATGCACTTCCTTACTTGGGATGACTGAGACGTGAGTAAAAGTGAACTCTAGGCCGTCGGGCGATGGCTCAGTGAAGCACTGGCTGCACAAGCATAGGCCCTGGGCGTAGATCCTagaacctgcttttttttttttttttttttttttttaaatttaccttttattttgtgtgcattggtgtttttgcctacatgcatgtctgtgtgagggttccagatcccttggaactggagttacacagtcAATAtcaagctgccatgtggttgctaggtattgaacccaggtcctctagtgctcttaaccaatgagccatctcactggccccgaACCCACATTGTTTTAAAAGGCACAGTGGGATGTTGTGGAATATCACatccagccactagttcttacctctacgaaatcttcagcctaaagagagtgagttcctgtttcctcacaccttatatacctttctttgtcctgccgtattacttcctgggattaaaggcatgtgtgcttcccaagcaaaggcatgtgatctcaagtgcttggattaaacgtgtgtgccaccactgcctgacctctatgtcta from Peromyscus eremicus chromosome 15, PerEre_H2_v1, whole genome shotgun sequence encodes:
- the Tomm40l gene encoding mitochondrial import receptor subunit TOM40B, which translates into the protein MGNTLGLAPMGTLPRRGPRREEPLPNPGSFDELHRLCKDVFPAQMEGVKLVVNKVLSSHFQVAHTVHMSALGLPGYHLHAAYAGDWQLSPTEVFPTVVGDMDSSGSLNAQVLLLLAERLRAKAVFQTQQAKFLTWQFDGEYRGDDYTATLTLGNPDLIGESVIMVAHFLQSITHRLVLGGELVYHRRPGEEGAILTLAGKYSAVHWVATLNVGSGGAHASYYHRANEQVQVGVEFEANTRLQDTTFSFGYHLTLPQANMVFRGLVDSNWCVGAVLEKKMPPLPVTLALGAFLNHWRNRFHCGFSITVG
- the Nr1i3 gene encoding nuclear receptor subfamily 1 group I member 3 isoform X1, which produces MTGVLTLETMASGEGYGPRNCVVCGDRATGYHFHALTCEGCKGFFRRTVSKTIGPICPFSGSCEVSKAQRRHCPACRLRKCLNAGMRKDMILSAEALALRRARQAQRRAQKASLSQEQRELVRTLLGAHTRHVVPMFDQFVKFRPPDYLFIHHRPFPPLVPVRPLLTHFADINTFMVQQIIKFTKDLPLFRSLPMEDQISLLKGAAVEILHISLNATFCLQTQNFFCGPLCYKMEDAAYVGFQGDFLDLIIRFHGTLKRLQLQQPEYVLLAAMALFSPDRPGLTQREEIDHRQEEMALILNNYIMEQQSRPQSRFLYPKLIGLLAELRSINNGYSDEIQRIQGLSAMMPLLGEICS
- the Nr1i3 gene encoding nuclear receptor subfamily 1 group I member 3 isoform X3 — translated: MTGVLTLETMASGEGYGPRNCVVCGDRATGYHFHALTCEGCKGFFRRTVSKTIGPICPFSGSCEVSKAQRRHCPACRLRKCLNAGMRKDMILSAEALALRRARQAQRRAQKASLSQEQRELVRTLLGAHTRHVVPMFDQFVKFRPPDYLFIHHRPFPPLVPVRPLLTHFADINTFMVQQIIKFTKDLPLFRSLPMEDQISLLKGAAVEILHISLNATFCLQTQNFFCGPLCYKMEDAAYVGFQGDFLDLIIRFHGTLKRLQLQQPEYVLLAAMALFSPGLD
- the Nr1i3 gene encoding nuclear receptor subfamily 1 group I member 3 isoform X2, whose translation is MTGVLTLETMASGEGYGPRNCVVCGDRATGYHFHALTCEGCKGFFRRTVSKTIGPICPFSGSCEVSKAQRRHCPACRLRKCLNAGMRKDMILSAEALALRRARQAQRRAQKASLSQEQRELVRTLLGAHTRHVVPMFDQFVKFRPPDYLFIHHRPFPPLVPVRPLLTHFADINTFMVQQIIKFTKDLPLFRSLPMEDQISLLKGAAVEILHISLNATFCLQTQNFFCGPLCYKMEDAAYGFQGDFLDLIIRFHGTLKRLQLQQPEYVLLAAMALFSPDRPGLTQREEIDHRQEEMALILNNYIMEQQSRPQSRFLYPKLIGLLAELRSINNGYSDEIQRIQGLSAMMPLLGEICS